One stretch of Manis pentadactyla isolate mManPen7 chromosome 10, mManPen7.hap1, whole genome shotgun sequence DNA includes these proteins:
- the LOC130679367 gene encoding nuclear envelope pore membrane protein POM 121-like has protein sequence MTDCDTSDSADETGALGVVRVGVCGTSPHHFGITRPRRYPIQQGRYSCVLATLCRNGGHRKRVLSRGSSRVVCRPSTVRIAPPGSNLARFPIAAQIPKAPDPWSKEAVLLALERWKRKKRTVEEEEDQISAAGQEDKRRCHDSSGSGHSAFKPEVANGVPAAFVPEPGPLKRGLSSPSSDGELRKRTCTPAVSCSKGTCTCGIRMSRRNAITSSYTSTGGISQLWKRCPSASPFSAQPRPSHRHERVQKRK, from the exons ATGACAGACTGTGACACTTCGGACAGTGCTGATGAGACAGGGGccttgggtgtagtcagagtagg GGTCTGTGGGACTTCACCACACCACTTTGGCATAACACGTCCAAGACGATACCCAATCCAGCAGGGCCGGTATTCCTGTGTGCTTGCCACGCTGTGCCGGAATGGCGGTCACAGGAAGCGTGTGCTGTCTCGTGGTAGTTCCAGAGTGGTGTGCAGGCCTTCGACAGTGAGGATCGCTCCTCCCGGGAGCAACCTGGCTCGTTTTCCAAT AGCAGCGCAGATCCCTAAGGCCCCAGACCCGTGGTCAAAGGAGGCTGTTCTGCTTGCCCTCGAAcgttggaagaggaagaaaaggacagtggaggaggaggaagaccaaaTATCTGCTGCTGGTCAGGAGGACAAAAGAAG GTGCCATGACAGCAGTGGGAGTGGCCATTCAGCTTTTAAGCCCGAGGTGGCCAACGGAGTCCCTGCTGCTTTTGTGCCTGA GCCTGGGCCTCTGAAGAGAGGCCTCAGTTCCCCGAGCTCAGATGGTGAGCTGCGTAAGAGAACCTGCACCCCTGCTGTGAGCTGCTCGAAGGGCACGTGCACATGTGGCATCCGTATGTCCAGGCGCAATGCCATTACCAGTTCCTACACTTCTACTGGAGGCATCTCTCAG CTCTGGAAGAGGTGTCCCAGTGCCTCACCCTTCTCAGCCCAGCCTCGTCCCTCTCACAGACACGAGAGagtccagaaaagaaaatga